A section of the Paralichthys olivaceus isolate ysfri-2021 chromosome 16, ASM2471397v2, whole genome shotgun sequence genome encodes:
- the LOC109646430 gene encoding patched domain-containing protein 3, whose amino-acid sequence MAKCRTDCIERHLLNFFERIGHFIGSHPWWFLITPIVLSAGLGSGFLFLRDRISNNIEEQFTPVDGQAKKERKYIQTTFPERDSMFSSLRQSTDGNYATFIATSDGNILTVESLQEILQLDFKIKSMVVQFDNQSLEYVDVCAVWMGSCTPNSILDIIDYTATNIEAANLTYPWYHYDFRIIPLYLSLGSVKLYEGTSLVENAQAIQLFYYLREEDKSKTDLWLQSFIHLVAIEPTTSIQLSYFTSMSRQWEFDRSPSSVIYLFSITYTIVITFSILSCWRMDNVRTKVWVALCGVISTGLAVLSGFGTLLLLGQPFVMTAASCPFLILGIGIDDMFIMISCWQRTRVQDNVPDRLANTFREAAVSITITTLTDALALFLGCISPFGSVQSFCLYAGTSVCFCYLYNITFLGACMALNGQREGENKHWFTCANVPEDVPEGNSKAFNICCAGGSYDQNTDMEKSEAMGNIFEKFYGPFLTNPLTKAHVYVIYVAYLAISIYGCFNLQEGLDIRNLALDDSYIIDYYNNERLHFSEYYYNAMVVIKQPFAYWDEEEQKILNTCIANFEGLNYVNSTFAWFLYYQQFANAINLNISSQKAFQTNLPRFLQFSPIFGEDINMTADGEIQASRFFIQTRNRNTKEDTMTGLRTTAENCPIDLMVYHPAFIYFDQYTVIVDNTTQTLLLAVVVMLIISLVLIPSPICSLWVAFAIGSVIVGVTGFMALWGVSLDSISMINLIMSIGFSVDFSAHISYSFVSSSKRDANERATDALAQLGYPILQGAVSTVLGVLTLSFSGSYIFRTFFKVMFLVITFGLIHGLVFIPVFLTLFGACECC is encoded by the exons ATGGCCAAGTGCCGCACAGATTGCATAGAGAGACACCTGCTGAACTTTTTTGAGAGGATCGGGCATTTCATCGGATCCCATCCCTGGTGGTTCCTGATCACCCCCATAGTTCTCTCTGCAGGTCTGGGGAGCGGGTTTCTCTTTCTCAGAGACAGGATTTCCAACAACATCGAAGAACAGTTCACACCTGTTGACGGACAAGCCAAGAAGGAGAGGAAATACATCCAAACAACTTTTCCAGAACGCGACTCTATGTTTTCAAGCTTGAGGCAGAGCACAGACGGGAATTATGCAACTTTCATAGCTACAAGCGACGGGAATATCCTGACAGTGGAGTCACTGCAGGAAATCCTACAGTTGGACTTTAAAATCAAGAGTATGGTGGTGCAGTTTGACAACCAGTCACTTGAATATGTGGATGTTTGTGCTGTCTGGATGGGATCCTGCACCCCTAATTCTATTCTAGATATCATTGACTACACTGCCACCAATATAGAAGCTGCCAATTTGACATATCCATGGTATCACTATGATTTTAGGATTATTCCTCTATATCTAAGTCTGGGGAGTGTGAAATTGTACGAGGGTACTTCACTTGTTGAAAATGCTCAAGCCATTCAGCTTTTTTACTATTTACGAGAGGAagacaaatcaaaaacagatCTGTGGCTGCAAAGTTTCATACATTTGGTTGCAATTGAACCAACGACTTCTATTCAG TTGTCATACTTCACCTCGATGTCAAGACAGTGGGAATTTGACAGATCTCCATCTTCGGTCATCTACCTATTCTCCATCACGTACACCATCGTCATCACCTTTTCAATCCTATCATGTTGGAG GATGGATAATGTGCGGACAAAAGTGTGGGTTGCATTATGTGGGGTGATCTCCACTGGTCTGGCTGTGCTGAGTGGTTTTGGAACGCTGTTGTTGCTCGGACAACCTTTTGTGATGACAGCAGCCTCCTGTCCTTTCCTGATATTAG GCATTGGAATTGATGATATGTTCATCATGATTTCCTGCTGGCAGAGGACCCGCGTTCAGGACAATGTCCCCGACCGGCTGGCCAACACCTTCCGGGAGGCTGCCGtctccatcaccatcaccacGCTGACCGATGCCCTGGCTCTTTTCCTGGGCTGCATCTCTCCCTTTGGCTCGGTCCAGTCCTTCTGCCTCTATGCTGggacttctgtttgtttctgctaTTTGTACAACATCACTTTCCTGGGGGCTTGTATGGCTTTGAATGgtcagagggagggggagaacaAGCACTGGTTCACCTGTGCCAATGTCCCAGAAGATGTACCTGAAGGGAATTCAAAAGCCTTCAATATCTGCTGTGCTGGAGGGAGCTACGATCAAAACACTGACATGGAGAAAAGTGAGGCCATGGGAAACATTTTTGAGAAATTCTATGGCCCATTTCTAACCAACCCACTGACTAAAGCACATGTATATGTCATATATGTAGCCTATCTGGCTATTAGTATCTATGGCTGTTTTAACTTACAGGAGGGACTGGATATCAGGAATCTGGCTTTGGATGACTCCTACATTATTGATTACTACAATAATGAAAGGCTGCATTTCTCTGAATATTACTACAATGCAATGGTGGTAATAAAACAACCCTTTGCATACTGGGATGAGGAAGAACAGAAGATTTTGAACACATGCATTGCAAATTTTGAAGGTTTGAACTATGTCAATAGTACATTTGCTTGGTTTCTATATTATCAACAGTTTGCAAATGCAATCAATCTCAACATAAGCTCTCAAAAGGCTTTCCAAACAAATCTGCCCCGTTTCTTACAATTCAGCCCAATCTTTGGAGAAGACATCAACATGACAGCAGACGGAGAGATTCAGGCCTCTCGCTTTTTCATTCAGACGcgaaacagaaatacaaaggAAGACACTATGACCGGCCTCAGGACAACAGCAGAGAATTGTCCAATAGATCTCATGGTCTACCACCCTGCTTTCATCTACTTTGACCAGTACACTGTCATCGTGGACAACACCACTCAAACCCtcctgctggctgtggttgtgaTGCTCATCATCTCACTCGTCCTGATACCCAGTCCTATATGCTCACTTTGGGTGGCGTTTGCCATTGGCTCCGTCATCGTTGGCGTGACAGGATTTATGGCACTGTGGGGCGTGAGCCTGGACTCCATTTCCATGATCAACCTCATCATGAGCATTGGGTTCTCTGTGGATTTCTCAGCACATATTTCTTACTCCTTCGTCTCCAGTTCCAAGCGTGATGCCAATGAGAGAGCTACGGATGCCTTGGCCCAATTAGGGTATCCTATCCTCCAAGGAGCAGTGTCCACTGTTTTAGGAGTGTTGACTCTGTCCTTTTCTGGGAGTTACATCTTCAGGACGTTCTTCAAAGTTATGTTTCTTGTGATTACATTTGGGCTGATCCATGGCTTAGTGTTCATCCCAGTATTCCTGACACTGTTTGGAGCATGTGAGTGTTGTtga
- the LOC109647593 gene encoding ras-related protein Rab-18-like, with translation MDEDVLTTLKLLIIGESGVGKSSLLLRFTEDTFDPEQSATIGVDFKVKTLAIDGNKAKLAIWDTAGQERFRTLTPSYYRGAQGVILVYDVTKRDTFTKLDNWLNELETYTTRNDIVKMLVGNKIDMDDHEVDRNEGLKFARKHSMLFIEASAKTKDGVQCAFEELVEKILQTPGLWESEGQGQKVRLGDQQQGDGRACGGYCSIP, from the exons ATGGACGAAGACGTGTTGACGACTCTGAAACTGTTGATTATTGGAGAAAGTGGAGTCGGGAAGTCCAG TCTCCTTCTGAGGTTCACAGAAGATACGTTTGATCCAGAGCAGTCAGCCACAATAG GTGTGGACTTCAAGGTGAAAACACTCGCTATAGATGGGAACAAAGCAAAACTCGCCATATGG GACACAGCTGGACAGGAAAGGTTTCGCACCCTGACTCCCAGCTATTACCGTGGTGCACAAGGAGTTATACTGG TTTATGACGTCACAAAGCGCGACACTTTTACAAAGCTTGATAACTGGCTGAATGAATTAGAAACCTACACTACACGCAATGACATTGTGAAAATGCTGGTCGGGAACAAAATTGATATG GACGATCATGAAGTGGACAGAAATGAAGGCTTGAAATTTGCGAGGAAACACTCTATGCTTTTTATTG AGGCAAGTGCAAAGACCAAAGACGGAGTCCAGTGTGCCTTTGAGGAGCTCGTGGAGAAGATCCTCCAGACTCCAGGGCTGTGGGAGAGTGAAGGCCAAGGCCAGAAGGTCCGTCTGGGGGACCAGCAGCAGGGCGACGGCAGGGCATGTGGAGGATACTGCTCTATACCCTGA
- the LOC109638475 gene encoding homeobox protein Mohawk-like, giving the protein MKNGNLQLTFTSGSLLMHLLIEENSRMDKVAVMKSDTLLCLEDNRRAEDRSRLNCVELPQSSFTDGQNTDLLQCQDDTQNSSTVKYGRCGSRLGGVKVRHKRQVLQDMARPLKHWLYKHRDNPYPTKTEKVLLALGSHMTLVQVSNWFANARRRLKNTVRQPDLSWALRIKLYNKYIQGNAERLSVCSDDTDSDDEECPLQTPISQSNYGRSSSHKSVLEKQGSVLAMADSVNSDDSTSPPSKYKSGLLNRYLNDTLRHMMAAKADGVTTSRKRRSHSESFSSNECDRDVVSPASSYETETNFVYHMDTMDYTPTNCDRDQQQERGQQRRDVQGWREIHAAVALTNLAQGQSHAGDRGSVTVPIAAKGQSCTRDPFSIARTAIIDRTCVAGATSTLRQSCTTGPILTSRIIQKSSHIAEVQTVKMTLANSV; this is encoded by the exons ATGAAGAATGGGAACTTACAGCTTACGTTTACATCTGGAAGTCTACTGATGCACCTGTTGATCGAGGAAAACTCAAGAATGGACAAAGTTGCCGTGATGAAGTCTGACACTTTGCTCTGTTTGGAGGACAACAGGCGAGCAGAGGACAGGAGCAGGTTGAACTGTGTAGAATTACCTCAGAGCAGTTTCACAGACGGACAGAACACAGACCTGCTGCAATGTCAGGACGACACTCAAAACAGCTCTACTGTCAAATACGGAAGATGTGG GTCTCGTCTGGGTGGGGTCAAAGTTCGCCACAAGAGACAGGTGCTGCAGGACATGGCCCGACCCCTGAAACATTGGCTGTACAAACACCGAGACAACCCTTATCCCACCAAAACCGAGAAGGTGCTGCTGGCTCTGGGCTCACACATGACACTCGTACAG GTTTCCAACTGGTTTGCAAATGCCCGGCGAAGGctgaaaaacacagtgagacAGCCAGACCTGAGCTGGGCCCTGAGGATCAAACTTTATAATAAGTACATCCAGGGAAACGCTGAGCGGTTGAGCGTGTGCAGTGACGACACCGACTCAGATG ATGAAGAGTGTCCCTTACAAACTCCCATCAGCCAGTCAAACTATGGCCGGTCGTCCTCTCACAAGAGCGTGCTTGAGAAACAGGGCAGCGTCCTCGCCATGGCTGACTCCGTCAACAGTGACGACAGCACGTCGCCCCCATCCAAATACAAGAGCGGTTTACTGAACCGCTATCTAAACGACACCCTGCGGCATATGATGGCAGCGAAAGCTGATGGCGTCACCACCTCCCGTAAGAGGAGGAGTCACTCCGAATCGTTCAGCTCCAACGAATGTGATCGAGATGTCGTGTCTCCGGCGTCGTCCTACGAGACCGAGACAAACTTCGTCTACCACATGG ATACTATGGACTACACTCCAACCAACTGTGACAG GGACCAGCAGCAGGAGCGCGGCCAGCAGAGACGAGACGTCCAAGGCTGGAGGGAGATCCACGCCGCTGTGGCTCTGACCAACTTGGCCCAAGGGCAGAGCCACGCGGGCGACAGAGGCAGTGTTACCGTGCCAATCGCTGCCAAAGGGCAGAGCTGCACCCGAGATCCCTTCTCTATAGCAAGAACAGCTATCATAGACAGGACATGTGTTGCAGGAGCCACCTCTACTCTGAGGCAGAGCTGCACCACAGGGCCCATTCTCACCAGCCGCATAATCCAGAAGTCCTCTCATATCGCGGAGGTCCAGACTGTCAAAATGACCCTGGCAAACAGCGTGTAG
- the yme1l1b gene encoding ATP-dependent zinc metalloprotease YME1L1b isoform X2, with protein sequence MFSLSMTVQPQVTVPLSHLINVLHSLKSSVGSSSSSTCNSRKHKEHASDSQHCTEPVWNLRELGLSDLGTQQLDELVNGVLPRLSRLEAPLPLGIQAAWRTSHLSSHSFFYNKHGFSCSPTPMAAQVLSRQQLSPLESVFRELQPWPVLVQSRGFKTLRTKTRRLQSIYERPLETEGFTPSFMKGFLSRDKGIEVESLDSLTKNNNVPDGQQESFKRGFAEGFLKAQALTQRTQDSLRRTRLILLVLLLVGLYGISKTPFLSVRFRTTSGLDSAVDPVQMKNVTFEHVKGVEEAKNELQDVVEFLKNPQKFTALGGKLPKGVLLVGPPGTGKTLLARAVAGEADVPFYYASGSEFDEMFVGVGASRIRNLFREGKANAPCVIFIDELDSVGGKRIESPMHPYSRQTINQLLAEMDGFKPNEGVIIIGATNFPEALDNALVRPGRFDMQVTVPKPDVKGRTEILNWYLKKIKVDPAIEANIIARGTVGFSGADLENLVNQAALKAAVDGKDMVSMKELEFAKDKILMGPERRSAEIDQKNKRITAFHESGHAIVAYYTKDAMPINKATIMPRGPSLGHVSMLPENDRWSETRSQLLAQMDVSMGGRVAEEIIFGQENITTGASSDFDSATKIAKMMVTRFGMSEKLGVMTYTDVTRQSPETQAAVEQEVRLLLKESYERAKALLKSHAKEHKNLADALLMYETLDAKDIQLVLEGKALDAR encoded by the exons ATGTTCTCTCTGTCAATGACGGTCCAACCACAG GTGACGGTGCCTCTCAGCCACCTCATCAACGTCCTTCACTCCCTGAAGAGCTCAGTGGGAAGCAGTAGCAGCTCCACCTGCAACTCAAGGAAACACAAGGAGCATGCCTCAGACTCACAACATTGCACAGAG CCTGTGTGGAACCTGCGGGAGCTCGGATTATCCGACCTGGGAACACAGCAGCTGGATGAGCTTGTGAATGGTGTGTTACCACGCTTGAGTAGGCTGGAAGCACCGCTTCCACTTGGCATTCAGGCAGCCTGGAGGACCTCCCATCTCTCTTCACACTCCTTTTTCTACAACAAGCATG gGTTTTCATGTAGTCCAACTCCAATGGCAGCCCAGGTTTTATCCAGGCAGCAGCTTTCACCTCTTGAGTCTGTGTTCCGAGAGCTACAACCATGGCCAG TGTTGGTCCAGAGCAGGGGCTTTAAAACTTTAAGGACCAAAACCAGACGACTGCAGTCAATATATGAGCGCCCCCTGGAAACTGAGGGGTTTACACCCTCTTTTATGAAG GGTTTCCTTTCCCGTGACAAGGGGATTGAAGTGGAAAGTTTAGACAGCCTCACAAAGAACAACAACGTCCCAGATGGACAACAGGAGTCTTTCAAGAGGGGCTTCGCTGAGGGTTTCCTGAAAGCTCAAGCCTTGACACAGCGCACGCAAG ACTCTCTGAGGAGGACTCGTCTCATCCTGCTGGTGCTGCTTCTTGTTGGGCTGTATGGTATCTCCAAGACCCCGTTCCTATCGG TGCGGTTCCGAACCACATCAGGCCTGGACTCTGCAGTGGACCCGGTTCAGATGAAAAACGTGACCTTTGAACATGTCAAAGGTGTAGAAGAGGCTAAGAATGAACTACAGGACGTGGTGGAGTTCCTGAAAAACCCACAGAAGTTCACAGCTTTGGGAGGAAAGCTGCCAAAAG GTGTTCTACTTGTCGGTCCTCCAGGGACTGGTAAGACCCTGCTGGCCAGAGCGGTGGCCGGAGAGGCAGATGTGCCATTCTATTATGCCTCTGGGTCAGAGTTTGATGAGATGTTCGTTGGAGTGGGAGCAAGCCGCATCCGGAACCTTTTTA GGGAGGGTAAAGCCAATGCTCCTTGTGTGATCTTCATTGATGAGCTGGACAGTGTTGGTGGGAAAAGGATTGAGTCTCCCATGCACCCCTACTCCAGACAGACTATCAACCAACTACTCGCTGAGATGGATGG GTTTAAACCAAACGAAGGTGTGATCATCATTGGAGCAACAAACTTCCCAGAGGCTTTGGATAA CGCCCTGGTCCGCCCAGGACGTTTTGACATGCAGGTGACTGTCCCCAAACCAGATGTGAAAGGACGCACAGAGATTCTCAACTGGTACCTGAAGAAGATTAAAGTAGATCCAG CTATTGAGGCCAATATTATTGCCCGGGGCACGGTGGGCTTCTCGGGCGCTGACCTGGAGAATCTGGTCAACCAGGCGGCCCTGAAGGCAGCAGTGGATGGCAAAGACATGGTCTCTATGAAGGAGTTGGAGTTTGCTAAAGACAAAATCCTCATGG GCCCTGAGAGGAGGAGTGCAGAAATAGACCAGAAGAATAAGCGCATCACAGCGTTCCATGAATCAGGCCATGCAATCGTTGCTTACTACACCAAAGATGCCATGCCAATCAACAAGGCTACTATCATGCCCAGGGGCCCAAGTCTGGGACAT GTGTCAATGCTTCCAGAGAATGATCGCTGGAGTGAGACTCGCTCTCAGTTACTGGCCCAGATGGACGTCAGTATGGGTGGACGTGTAGCAGAGGAGATTATATTTGGCCAGGAGAACATCACAACAg GAGCATCAAGTGACTTTGACAGTGCGACCAAGATCGCTAAGATGATGGTGACCAGATTTGGAATGAGTGAAAAG TTGGGTGTGATGACCTACACTGACGTGACACGGCAGAGCCCAGAGACACAAGCTGCTGTGGAGCAAGAAGTCAGGCTGTTACTGAAG GAGTCGTACGAGCGTGCTAAAGCCCTGCTGAAGTCTCACGCCAAGGAGCACAAGAACCTGGCGGATGCTCTGCTCATGTATGAAACACTGGATGCCAAAGATATCCAGCTGGTCCTGGAGGGCAAGGCCCTGGATGCGAGATGA
- the yme1l1b gene encoding ATP-dependent zinc metalloprotease YME1L1b isoform X1 produces MFSLSMTVQPQVTVPLSHLINVLHSLKSSVGSSSSSTCNSRKHKEHASDSQHCTEPVWNLRELGLSDLGTQQLDELVNGVLPRLSRLEAPLPLGIQAAWRTSHLSSHSFFYNKHGFSCSPTPMAAQVLSRQQLSPLESVFRELQPWPVLVQSRGFKTLRTKTRRLQSIYERPLETEGFTPSFMKGFLSRDKGIEVESLDSLTKNNNVPDGQQESFKRGFAEGFLKAQALTQRTQDSLRRTRLILLVLLLVGLYGISKTPFLSGLDSAVDPVQMKNVTFEHVKGVEEAKNELQDVVEFLKNPQKFTALGGKLPKGVLLVGPPGTGKTLLARAVAGEADVPFYYASGSEFDEMFVGVGASRIRNLFREGKANAPCVIFIDELDSVGGKRIESPMHPYSRQTINQLLAEMDGFKPNEGVIIIGATNFPEALDNALVRPGRFDMQVTVPKPDVKGRTEILNWYLKKIKVDPAIEANIIARGTVGFSGADLENLVNQAALKAAVDGKDMVSMKELEFAKDKILMGPERRSAEIDQKNKRITAFHESGHAIVAYYTKDAMPINKATIMPRGPSLGHVSMLPENDRWSETRSQLLAQMDVSMGGRVAEEIIFGQENITTGASSDFDSATKIAKMMVTRFGMSEKLGVMTYTDVTRQSPETQAAVEQEVRLLLKESYERAKALLKSHAKEHKNLADALLMYETLDAKDIQLVLEGKALDAR; encoded by the exons ATGTTCTCTCTGTCAATGACGGTCCAACCACAG GTGACGGTGCCTCTCAGCCACCTCATCAACGTCCTTCACTCCCTGAAGAGCTCAGTGGGAAGCAGTAGCAGCTCCACCTGCAACTCAAGGAAACACAAGGAGCATGCCTCAGACTCACAACATTGCACAGAG CCTGTGTGGAACCTGCGGGAGCTCGGATTATCCGACCTGGGAACACAGCAGCTGGATGAGCTTGTGAATGGTGTGTTACCACGCTTGAGTAGGCTGGAAGCACCGCTTCCACTTGGCATTCAGGCAGCCTGGAGGACCTCCCATCTCTCTTCACACTCCTTTTTCTACAACAAGCATG gGTTTTCATGTAGTCCAACTCCAATGGCAGCCCAGGTTTTATCCAGGCAGCAGCTTTCACCTCTTGAGTCTGTGTTCCGAGAGCTACAACCATGGCCAG TGTTGGTCCAGAGCAGGGGCTTTAAAACTTTAAGGACCAAAACCAGACGACTGCAGTCAATATATGAGCGCCCCCTGGAAACTGAGGGGTTTACACCCTCTTTTATGAAG GGTTTCCTTTCCCGTGACAAGGGGATTGAAGTGGAAAGTTTAGACAGCCTCACAAAGAACAACAACGTCCCAGATGGACAACAGGAGTCTTTCAAGAGGGGCTTCGCTGAGGGTTTCCTGAAAGCTCAAGCCTTGACACAGCGCACGCAAG ACTCTCTGAGGAGGACTCGTCTCATCCTGCTGGTGCTGCTTCTTGTTGGGCTGTATGGTATCTCCAAGACCCCGTTCCTATCGG GCCTGGACTCTGCAGTGGACCCGGTTCAGATGAAAAACGTGACCTTTGAACATGTCAAAGGTGTAGAAGAGGCTAAGAATGAACTACAGGACGTGGTGGAGTTCCTGAAAAACCCACAGAAGTTCACAGCTTTGGGAGGAAAGCTGCCAAAAG GTGTTCTACTTGTCGGTCCTCCAGGGACTGGTAAGACCCTGCTGGCCAGAGCGGTGGCCGGAGAGGCAGATGTGCCATTCTATTATGCCTCTGGGTCAGAGTTTGATGAGATGTTCGTTGGAGTGGGAGCAAGCCGCATCCGGAACCTTTTTA GGGAGGGTAAAGCCAATGCTCCTTGTGTGATCTTCATTGATGAGCTGGACAGTGTTGGTGGGAAAAGGATTGAGTCTCCCATGCACCCCTACTCCAGACAGACTATCAACCAACTACTCGCTGAGATGGATGG GTTTAAACCAAACGAAGGTGTGATCATCATTGGAGCAACAAACTTCCCAGAGGCTTTGGATAA CGCCCTGGTCCGCCCAGGACGTTTTGACATGCAGGTGACTGTCCCCAAACCAGATGTGAAAGGACGCACAGAGATTCTCAACTGGTACCTGAAGAAGATTAAAGTAGATCCAG CTATTGAGGCCAATATTATTGCCCGGGGCACGGTGGGCTTCTCGGGCGCTGACCTGGAGAATCTGGTCAACCAGGCGGCCCTGAAGGCAGCAGTGGATGGCAAAGACATGGTCTCTATGAAGGAGTTGGAGTTTGCTAAAGACAAAATCCTCATGG GCCCTGAGAGGAGGAGTGCAGAAATAGACCAGAAGAATAAGCGCATCACAGCGTTCCATGAATCAGGCCATGCAATCGTTGCTTACTACACCAAAGATGCCATGCCAATCAACAAGGCTACTATCATGCCCAGGGGCCCAAGTCTGGGACAT GTGTCAATGCTTCCAGAGAATGATCGCTGGAGTGAGACTCGCTCTCAGTTACTGGCCCAGATGGACGTCAGTATGGGTGGACGTGTAGCAGAGGAGATTATATTTGGCCAGGAGAACATCACAACAg GAGCATCAAGTGACTTTGACAGTGCGACCAAGATCGCTAAGATGATGGTGACCAGATTTGGAATGAGTGAAAAG TTGGGTGTGATGACCTACACTGACGTGACACGGCAGAGCCCAGAGACACAAGCTGCTGTGGAGCAAGAAGTCAGGCTGTTACTGAAG GAGTCGTACGAGCGTGCTAAAGCCCTGCTGAAGTCTCACGCCAAGGAGCACAAGAACCTGGCGGATGCTCTGCTCATGTATGAAACACTGGATGCCAAAGATATCCAGCTGGTCCTGGAGGGCAAGGCCCTGGATGCGAGATGA